A genomic segment from Vicugna pacos chromosome 17, VicPac4, whole genome shotgun sequence encodes:
- the STAB1 gene encoding stabilin-1 isoform X2 yields MVVPRGCLLLCLLALCLAGSSFITGQKVQSRHCDVKTKFVTHVPCTPCSAIKKRMCPLGWLRESPEKIPQDCRYEVQLGDSLVSMSGCSLECWQDVVQKACCPGYWGSQCYECPGGADTPCNGHGTCLDGIDRNGTCVCQENFSGSACQECSDPNRFGPDCQSVCSCVHGMCRHGPLGDGSCLCFAGYTGPQCDQELPICQALNCPQNSQCSVEAPTCSCLPGYTQQGSECRAPDPCQPSPCSPLAQCSVSPQGQAQCRCPENYHGDGTVCLPQDPCTTNNGGCPGNSTLCLYKKPGQASCTCKPGLVSINHNPSAGCFAYCYPYSCDRSATCQVTPDGRTSCVCKEGQVGDGRACYGHLLHEMQKASQMGLTFTRLRVTLAMMDQGCRDILTTSGPFTVLVASGISRTMNASVAQQLCRQYIIAGQHMLEESGTQPTRRWWTLAGQEITVTFNIFRKYTYKYKDQPQQTFTVHKANYPAANGVFHMVSALQGRPPLELPGDPKRTIGQILASTEVFTRFETILENCGLPSFLDGPGPFTVFAPSNEAVDSLRDGRLIYLFTMGLSKLQELVRYHIHSHSQLTIEKLISKGRVLTMANQVLAVNISEEGRILLGPDGVPLRRVDIQAANGVIHMLEGILLPPTILPILPKLCNEEQHRVVVGSCVDCQALNSSMCPPNSVKLDMSPEECIYTHDPIGLNVLKKGCAHYCNQTILKPGCCKGFFGPDCAQCPGGFSNPCYGKGNCSDGVQGNGACLCFPDYKGIACHICSNPKKHGDQCQEDCGCVHGLCDNRPGSMGVCQRGTCAPGFSGRFCNESMGSCGPTEQSQLCHLHARCVNQGGVARCLCLDGFEGDGFSCTPSNPCSRPDRGGCSENADCVPGAPGTNHCTCHKGWSGDGRVCVAIDECELDARGGCHADALCSYVGPGQSRCTCKLGFAGDGYVCSPIDPCRAGNGGCHDLATCRAVGGGQRVCTCPPGYGGDGFSCYGDIFQELEANAHFSVFYQWIKGAGITLPADSRVTALVPSESAIRRLSREDQAFWLQPRMLPQLVRAHFLQAALSEEELARLDGQSVATLSPTTRWEIHNISGRVWVQNASVDVADLLATNGVLHILSQVLLPPREDALSGQGLLQQLDSVPAFHLFRELLQRHKLVPQIEAATAYTIFVPTNRSLEAQANSSSLDVDVVRHHVILGEALSMEALRRGGHRNSLLGPAHWLVFYNHSGQPEVNHVPLEGPVLGAPGRSLFGLSGVLTVGSSRCLHSHAEALREKCVNCSRKFRCTQGYQLEDTPKKSCVYRSGYSFSRGCSYTCAKKIQVPDCCPGFFGTLCEPCPGGLGGVCSGHGQCQDRLLGSGECRCHEGFHGTACEMCELGRYGANCTGVCDCAHGLCQEGLRGDGTCVCNAGWHGLRCDQKITGPQCPQKCDPNANCIRDSAAAPACVCAAGYSGNGISCSEVDPCAHDRGGCSPHANCTKVAPGQRICTCLDGYTGDGELCQEVNGCLIHHGGCHMHADCIPTGPQQVSCSCREGYSGDGIRTCELLDPCSQNNGGCSPYAVCKSTGDGQRTCTCNAAHTVGDGFTCRARVGLELLRDKHASFFSLHLLEYKELKGEGPFTIFVPHADLMANLSQDELARIRANRQLVFRYHVVGCRQLRSQELLEAGYATTLSGHTLRFNEREGSVYINDFARVVSSDHEAVNGVLHFLDRVLLPPEALHWEPDMAPTPRRNITAAAESFGYKIFSGLVTMAGLLPLLRDSSHRPLTMLWPTDSALRALPPDRQVWLYHEDHREKLAAILRGHVIRNIEALASDLPNLGPLRTMHGTPISFSCSRARPGELTVGEEDARIVQRHLPFEGGLAYGIDQLLEPPGLGARCDRFETRPLWLKICSICGLEPPCPEGSQEQGSPEACWRYFSKFWTSPPLHSLALRSVWARPSHWGQPQGLGRGCYRNCVTTTWKPSCCPGHYGSECRACPGGASSPCSDHGVCMDGMSGSGYCRCRPGFAGTACELCAPGAFGPLCQACSCTSHGHCDEGTGGSGSCFCDEGWTGPRCEVQLELQPVCAPPCAPQAVCRMGNSCECSLGYEGDGYTCTVVNLCQDGRGGCSEHANCSQVGTRVACTCLPDYEGDGWSCRARNPCEDGHRGGCSEHADCLNTGPNTRRCVCHAGYVGDGLHCLEEPEPPVDRCLDQPPPCHVDAVCTDLHFQEKRAGVFHLQATSGPYSLNFSEAEAACRAQGADLASLPQLSAAQQLGLHLCLVGWLANGSAAHPVVFPAADCGDGQVGVVSLGARKNLSERWDAYCYRVQDVACRCRDGFVGDGTSVCNGKLLDVLATTANFSTFYGMLLEYANATQRGLDFLDFLNDELTYKTLFVPVNEGFVDNMTLSGPDLELHASNTTFLSTNASQGTLLPAHSGLSLVISNVGPDNSSWAPVVPGAVAVSRVITWDIVAFNGIIHALASPLLAPPQPRAVVAPEAPPVAAGVGAVVAAGALLGLVAGALYLRARGRATGFGFSAFQVEDDAADDFSPWQKGTSPTLVSVPNPVFGSPDAFCEPFDDSLLEEDYPDTQRILAVK; encoded by the exons ATGGTGGTgccccggggctgcctcctgcTCTGCCTCCTGGCCCTCTGCCTAGCAGGTTCCAGCTTCATCACAGGGCAGAAG GTGCAGTCCAGGCACTGCGATGTGAAGACCAAGTTTGTCACGCACGTACCCTGCACCCCATGCTCCGCCATCAAGAAGAGGATGTGCCCCTTAGGCTGGCTTCGGGAGTCCCCAGAGAAGATACCACAGGACTGCCG ATACGAGGTGCAGCTGGGAGATTCTTTGGTGTCCATGAGCGGCTGCAGCCTGGAGTGCTGGCAGGACGTGGTGCAGAAGGCCTGCTGCCCTGGCTACTGGGGGTCCCAGTGCTATG AGTGCCCCGGGGGTGCTGACACCCCATGCAACGGCCATGGGACGTGTCTGGATGGCATAGACAGGAATGGGACCTGCGTGTGCCAG GAAAACTTCAGTGGCTCAGCCTGCCAGGAGTGCAGTGACCCCAACCGTTTCGGGCCTGACTGTCAGTCAG TATGCAGCTGTGTGCATGGCATGTGCCGCCATGGGCCACTCGGGGATGGAAGCTGCCTGTGCTTTGCTGGATACACTGGACCCCAATGTGACCAAG AACTGCCTATCTGCCAGGCCCTGAACTGTCCCCAGAACTCCCAGTGTTCTGTAGAGGCCCCCACCTGCAGCTGCCTGCCTGGCTACACCCAGCAGGGCAGCGAATGCCGAG CCCCCGACCCCTGCCAGCCATCGCCCTGCTCCCCACTGGCCCAGTGTTCGGTGAGCCCCCAGGGACAGGCACAGTGTCGCTGCCCCGAGAACTACCATGGTGACGGGACAGTGTGTCTGCCCCAGGACCCGTGCACCACCAACAATGGTGGCTGCCCTGGCAACTCCACCTTATGTCTGTACAAGAAGCCAggccag GCCTCTTGCACATGTAAGCCAGGCCTGGTCAGCATCAACCACAATCCCTCTGCGGGCTGCTTCGCCTACTGCTACCCTTACTCCTGTGACCGGTCAGCCACCTGCCAGGTGACCCCTGATGGAAGGACCAG CTGTGTGTGCAAAGAGGGCCAGGTGGGAGATGGGCGTGCCTGCTACGGACACCTGCTCCACGAGATGCAGAAGGCCAGCCAGATGGGCTTAACGTTCACGAGGCTGAGAGTCACCCTCGCCATGATGG ACCAGGGCTGCCGGGACATCCTCACCACGTCGGGCCCGTTCACTGTGCTGGTGGCATCTGGCATCTCCAGGACCATGAAT GCATCCGTTGCCCAGCAACTCTGCAGACAGTACATCATCGCAGGGCAGCACATGCTAGAGGAGTCAGGAACCCAGCCTACACGCAGGTGGTGGACACTGGCTGGGCAGGAGATCACCGTCACTTTCAATATCTTCAGG AAATACACCTACAAGTACAAAGATCAGCCCCAACAGACATTCACTGTCCATAAGGCCAACTACCCAGCAGCCAATGGCGTCTTCCACATGGTCAGTGCCCTGCAGGGGAGGCCTCCATTAGAGCTCCCTGGGGACCCCAAG AGGACCATTGGCCAGATCCTTGCTTCCACTGAAGTCTTCACCCGGTTTGAAACCATTCTGGAG AACTGTGGGCTGCCCTCCTTCTTGGACGGGCCTGGGCCCTTCACGGTCTTTGCCCCCAGCAACGAGGCAGTGGATAGTTTGCGTGATGGCCGCCTCATCTACCTTTTCACAATG GGTCTCTCCAAACTGCAGGAGCTGGTGAGGTACCACATCCATAGCCACAGCCAG CTGACCATTGAGAAGCTCATCTCCAAGGGTCGGGTACTCACCATGGCAAACCAGGTCCTGGCTGTGAATATCTCCGAGGAG GGCCGCATCCTGCTGGGACCTGATGGTGTCCCGCTGCGGAGAGTGGATATACAGGCTGCCAACGGTGTGATCCACATGCTGGAGGGCATCTTGCTGCCCCCAACCATCCTGCCCATCCTGCCCAAGCTTTGCAATGAGGAGCAGcacagggtggtggtg ggctcctgtgTGGACTGCCAAGCCCTGAACAGCAGCATGTGCCCTCCCAACAGTGTGAAGCTG GACATGTCCCCTGAGGAATGCATCTACACCCATGACCCTATCGGGCTCAACGTCCTGAAGAAGGGCTGCGCCCACTACTGCAACCAGACCATCCTG AAACCTGGCTGCTGCAAAGGGTTTTTCGGGCCTGACTGTGCACAGTGTCCTGGTGGCTTTTCCAACCCCTGCTACGGCAAAGGCAAT tGCAGCGATGGAGTCCAGGGCAATGGGGCCTGCCTCTGCTTCCCAGACTACAAGGGCATCGCCTGTCACATCTGCTCCAACCCAAAAAAGCACGGAGACCAGTGCCAAGAAG ACTGCGGCTGTGTCCATGGTCTATGTGACAACCGTCCAGGCAGCATGGGTGTGTGCCAGCGTGGCACATGTGCCCCAGGCTTCAGCGGCCGCTTCTGCAATGAGTCCATGGGGAGTTGTGGGCCCACAGAACAGTCCCAGCTGTGCCACCTGCACGCCCGCTGCGTTAACCAGGGGGGTGTGGCCAG GTGTCTCTGTCTCGATGGCTTTGAGGGTGACGGCTTCTCCTGCACACCCAGCAACCCCTGCTCCCGCCCAGACCGTGGCGGATGCTCAGAGAAC GCTGACTGTGTCCCCGGGGCCCCGGGCACTAACCACTGCACGTGCCACAAAGGCTGGAGTGGGGACGGCCGTGTCTGTGTGGCCATTGACGAGTGCGAGCTGGATGCACGAGGCGGCTGCCATGCTGATGCTCTCTGCAGCTACGTGGGGCCCGGGCAG AGCCGGTGCACCTGCAAGCTGGGATTCGCGGGGGATGGCtatgtgtgcagccccattgacCCCTGCCGGGCAGGCAACGGTGGCTGCCATGATCTG GCCACCTGCCGGGCAGTTGGGGGAGGTCAGAGGGTCTGCACGTGCCCTCCTGGCTATGGGGGTGATGGCTTCAGCTGCTACGGAGACATCTTTCAG GAGCTGGAGGCAAATGCCCACTTCTCTGTCTTCTACCAGTGGATCAAG GGTGCCGGCATCACTCTTCCTGCTGACAGCCGAGTCACAGCCCTGGTGCCCTCAGAATCTGCCATCCGTAGGCTGAGCCGTGAGGACCAGGCCTTCTGGCTGCAGCCAAGGATGCTGCCACAACTGGTCAG GGCCCATTTTCTCCAGGCTGCCCTCTCCGAGGAGGAGCTGGCCAGGCTGGATGGGCAGAGTGTGGCCACCCTGAGCCCCACCACGCGCTGGGAGATTCACAACATCAGTGGG AGGGTCTGGGTGCAGAATGCCAGCGTGGACGTGGCTGACCTCCTTGCCACCAATGGTGTCCTACACATTCTCAGCCAG GTCTTACTGCCTCCGAGAGAGGATGCGCTCAGTGGGCAGGGGTTGCTGCAGCAGCTGGACTCCGTGCCTGCCTTCCACCTCTTCCGGGAGCTGCTGCAG CGCCACAAGCTGGTGCCCCAGATTGAGGCCGCCACTGCCTACACCATCTTCGTGCCAACAAACCGCTCTCTGGAGGCCCAGGCCAACAGCAGCAGCCTG GATGTGGATGTAGTGCGACACCACGTGATCCTGGGGGAGGCGCTCTCCATGGAAGCTCTGCGGAGGGGAGGACACCGCAACTCCCTCCTGGGCCCTGCCCACTGGCTTGTCTTCTACAACCATAGTGGCCAG CCCGAGGTGAACCACGTGCCACTGGAAGGCCCTGTGCTGGGGGCCCCTGGCCGCTCTCTATTTGGACTGTCAGGGGTCCTGACGGTGGGCTCCAGCCGCTGCCTGCATAGCCATGCAGAGGCCCTGCGG gAGAAATGTGTCAACTGCAGCCGGAAATTCCGCTGCACTCAGGGCTACCAGCTAGAG GACACCCCCAAGAAGAGCTGTGTCTACCGATCTGGTTACTCATTCTCCCGGGGTTGTTCTTACACGTGTGCCAAGAAGATCCAG GTGCCTGACTGCTGCCCTGGCTTCTTCGGCACACTCTGTGAGCCGTGCCCAGGGGGGCTGGGCGGTGTGTGCTCGGGCCACGGGCAGTGCCAGGACAGGCTCCTGGGCAGCGGGGAGTGCCGCTGCCACGAGGGCTTCCACGGAACGGCTTGTGAGATGTGTGAGCTGGGCCGCTATGGGGCCAACTgcactggag TGTGTGACTGTGCCCATGGGCTGTGTCAGGAGGGGCTTCGAGGAGACGGTACCTGTGTCTGTAATGCGGGTTGGCACGGCCTCCGCTGTGACCAGA AAATCACTGGCCCTCAGTGCCCACAGAAGTGTGACCCCAACGCCAA CTGCATCCGGGACTCAGCTGCAGCCCCTGCCTGTGTCTGTGCCGCGGGGTACTCAGGCAACGGCATCTCCTGTTCAG AGGTGGACCCCTGTGCCCATGACCGTGGGGGCTGCTCCCCCCACGCCAACTGTACCAAGGTGGCTCCTGGTCAGCGGATATGCACGTGCTTGGATGGCTACACAGGCGACGGGGAGCTGTGCCAGG AAGTTAATGGCTGTCTCATCCACCACGGGGGCTGCCACATGCACGCTGACTGTATCCCCACAGGCCCCCAGCAG GTCTCCTGCAGCTGCCGTGAGGGTTACAGTGGGGACGGCATCCGGACCTGTGAGCTCCTGGACCCCTGCTCCCAG AACAACGGAGGCTGCAGCCCCTACGCCGTGTGCAAAAGCACAGGGGACGGCCAGAGGACGTGCACCTGCAATGCAGCCCACACCGTGGGTGATGGCTTCACCTGCCGTGCCCGAGTCGGCCTG gagcTCCTTCGGGACAAGCATGCCTCATTCTTCAGCCTCCACCTACTG gAATACAAGGAGCTCAAGGGGGAAGGGCCTTTCACAATCTTCGTGCCTCATGCAGATTTAATGGCCAACCTGTCACAG GATGAGCTGGCTCGGATTCGCGCAAATCGCCAGCTGGTGTTCCGATACCACGTGGTCGGTTGCCGGCAGCTGCGGAGCCAAGAGCTGCTGGAGGCGGGTTATGCCACCACACTCTCCGGGCACACCCTGCGCTTCAACGAGAGGGAG gGCAGCGTTTACATCAATGACTTCGCGCGTGTGGTGAGCAGTGACCACGAGGCAGTGAATGGTGTCCTGCACTTCCTCGACCGCGTCCTGCTGCCACCTGAAGCCCTGCACTGGGAGCCTGACATGGCTCCCACCCCACGG AGAAACATCACTGCTGCCGCCGAGAGCTTCGGTTACAAGATCTTCAGCGGCCTTGTTACG ATGGCTGGCCTCCTGCCCCTGCTTCGAGATTCATCCCATAGGCCTCTCACAATGCTATGGCCCACAGACTCTGCCCTGAGAGCCTTGCCTCCTGATCGTCAGGTCTGGCTGTACCATGAGGACCACCGTGAAAAGCTGGCAGCCATTCTGCGGGGCCACGTGATCCGCAACATCGAG GCCTTGGCATCTGACCTGCCCAACCTGGGCCCACTGCGCACCATGCATGGGACCCCCATCTCCTTCTCTTGCAGCCGTGCCCGGCCG GGTGAGCTCACCGTGGGAGAGGAAGACGCCCGAATTGTTCAGCGGCACCTGCCCTTTGAGGGTGGCCTGGCCTATGGCATTGACCAGTTGTTGGAGCCACCTGGTCTTGGTGCCCGCTGTGACCGCTTTGAGACTCGGCCTTTGTGGCTG AAAATTTGCAGCATTTGTGGGCTGGAACCACCCTGTCCTGAGGGCTCACAGGAGCAG GGCAGCCCTGAGGCCTGCTGGCGCtatttctcaaagttctggacGTCTCCTCCACTGCACTCCTTGGCACTGCGTAGCGTTTGGGCCCGGCCCAGCCACTGGGGTCAGCCCCAAGGCCTGGGCAGGGGATGCTACCGCAACTGTGTCACCACAACCTGGAAGCCCAGCTGCTGCCCTGGACACTATGGCAGCGAGTGCCGAG CTTGCCCTGGTGGTGCCAGCAGCCCCTGTAGTGACCATGGCGTGTGCATGGACGGCATGAGTGGCAGCGGGTATTGTAGGTGCCGTCCAGGGTTTGCTGGGACAGCATGTGAACTCTGCGCTCCGGGTGCCTTTGGGCCCCTTTGCCAAG CCTGCAGCTGCACCTCCCATGGCCACTGTGATGAAGGCACTGGGGGCTCTGGCTCCTGCTTCTGTGATGAGGGCTGGACTGGGCCACGCTGTGAGGTGCAGCTGG AGCTGCAGCCCGTGTGCGCCCCACCCTGCGCACCCCAGGCCGTGTGCCGCATGGGCAACAGCTGTGAGTGCAGCCTGGGCTATGAAGGGGACGGCTACACGTGTACAG tGGTGAACCTGTGCCAGGATGGGCGTGGTGGCTGCAGTGAGCACGCCAACTGCAGCCAGGTAGGCACCAGAGTTGCCTGCACCTGCCTACCTGACTATGAAGGTGACGGCTGGAGCTGCCGGGCCCGCAATCCCTGTGAGGACGGCCACCGTGGAGGCTGCAGCGAGCATGCAGACTGCCTGAACACAGGACCG AACACCCGACGCTGTGTGTGCCATGCTGGCTATGTGGGTGACGGACTGCACTGTCTGGAGGAGCCCGAGCCCCCTGTGGACCGCTGCCTGGACCAGCCCCCACCGTGTCATGTGGATGCCGTGTGCACGGACCTGCACTTCCAGG AGAAACGAGCTGGTGTCTTCCACCTCCAGGCCACCAGTGGCCCTTACAGCCTGAACTTCTCAGAGGCAGAGGCAGCTTGTAGGGCCCAAGGGGCTGACCTTGCTTCTCTCCCTCAGCTTTCCGCCGCCCAGCAG CTGGGCCTCCACCTCTGCCTTGTGGGCTGGCTGGCCAATGGCTCGGCTGCCCACCCCGTCGTTTTCCCTGCGGCAGACTGCGGTGATGGTCAGGTGGGCGTGGTCAGCCTGGGTGCCCGGAAGAACCTGTCAGAGCGCTGGGATGCCTACTGCTACCGTGTGCAAG ACGTGGCTTGCCGCTGTCGTGATGGCTTCGTGGGGGATGGAACCAGTGTGTGCAATGGGAAGCTGCTTGATGTACTGGCCACCACTGCCAACTTCTCCACCTTCTATGGG ATGCTACTGGAATACGCCAATGCTACCCAGAGGGGTCTCGACTTTCTGGATTTCCTGAATGACGAGCTCACCTATAAGACACTCTTTGTTCCTGTCAATGAAGGCTTTGTGGACAATATG ACGCTGAGTGGCCCAGACCTGGAGCTGCACGCCTCCAACACCACCTTCCTGAGCACCAATGCCAGCCAGGGTACCTTGCTTCCTGCCCACTCAGGCCTCAGCCTCGTCATCAGTAACGTGGGCCCCGACAACAGTTCCTGGGCCCCTGTG GTCCCAGGAGCAGTTGCAGTTAGCCGTGTCATCACGTGGGACATCGTGGCCTTCAATGGCATCATCCATGCTTTGGCCAGCCCCCTCCTGGCACCCCCACAGCCC CGGGCAGTGGTAGCACCTGAGGCCCCACCTGTGGCAGCAGGTGTGGGGGCTGTGGTAGCTGCTGGAGCACTTCTTGGCCTGGTGGCCGGAGCCCTCTACCTCCGCGCCCGAGGCAGGGCCACAGGCTTTGGCTTCTCTGCCTTCCAG GTGGAAGACGACGCTGCTGATGACTTCTCCCCCTGGCAAAAAGGGACCAGCCCAACCCTGGTCTCTGTCCCTAACCCGGTCTTCGGTAGCCCAGATGCCTTTTGTGAGCCCTTTGAC GACTCACTCCTGGAGGAGGACTACCCCGACACCCAGAGGATCCTCGCGGTCAAGTGA